One region of Romeriopsis navalis LEGE 11480 genomic DNA includes:
- a CDS encoding phosphatidate cytidylyltransferase translates to MPWARIISGVIAIVIALSMIVLGGWYFTIGFCIIVYLGQKEYFKMARAKGIAPAAKTTLIVSQVLMVMSQINPEIADAVFPIAGTLICFYLLFQPKFATIADIAASIMGLFYCGYLPSYWVRMRSLGQASFENLPLQGFWVTQPSDWLNPQALPQGLKVILLSFLCIWAADIGAYVFGRMFGRTKLTAISPKKTVEGAVFGVLGSVIVACIGAAILGWPIALLTGLGFGLLIGMTSLMGDLTESMMKRDAGFKDSGDLIPGHGGILDRTDSYVFTAPLVYYFVTLLLPLLSS, encoded by the coding sequence ATGCCCTGGGCGCGAATTATTAGTGGCGTGATCGCGATCGTGATTGCCTTGAGCATGATTGTGCTGGGGGGATGGTATTTCACGATCGGCTTCTGCATCATCGTCTATCTGGGGCAAAAGGAATATTTCAAAATGGCGCGGGCCAAAGGCATTGCGCCAGCGGCCAAAACGACATTGATTGTCAGCCAAGTGCTAATGGTGATGTCACAAATCAATCCTGAAATTGCCGATGCCGTGTTTCCCATCGCTGGCACGTTGATTTGCTTTTACCTCCTATTTCAGCCGAAATTTGCGACGATCGCCGATATTGCCGCCTCAATTATGGGGTTATTTTATTGCGGTTATTTACCCAGCTATTGGGTTCGGATGCGCAGTTTAGGCCAAGCTTCGTTCGAAAATTTGCCCTTGCAGGGCTTTTGGGTCACACAACCCAGTGATTGGTTAAATCCCCAAGCATTACCCCAAGGACTCAAAGTCATCCTGCTCTCGTTTCTCTGCATTTGGGCCGCCGATATTGGGGCCTATGTGTTTGGTCGGATGTTTGGCCGCACCAAACTGACGGCGATTAGCCCCAAGAAAACCGTTGAAGGCGCCGTATTCGGGGTCTTAGGCAGCGTTATCGTCGCCTGCATCGGCGCGGCAATTCTCGGTTGGCCCATCGCACTGCTCACCGGTCTGGGCTTTGGCTTACTGATTGGCATGACAAGTCTGATGGGCGACCTGACCGAATCGATGATGAAGCGAGATGCGGGATTTAAAGACTCCGGCGATCTGATTCCAGGTCATGGGGGCATTCTCGATCGCACCGATAGCTATGTGTTTACCGCCCCATTGGTCTACTACTTTGTGACGCTACTGCTACC
- a CDS encoding DNA-methyltransferase, protein MPQPIDPFINTITTADSISAIKQLPDAAVHLILSDIPYGISIDQWDVLHTNTNSALLGQSPAQNKAGAIFKSRGKPINGWSEADRQIPQQYYDWCRQWAPDWLRVLKPGGSAIIFAGRRLSHRCIAALEDVGFSYKDMLAWIRPKAAHRAQRLSVIYDRRGDQVNAKAWQGWRVGNLKPNFEPILWFTKPYPIGTTIADNVLNQGIGGFHETAFLNYEANPANILRSGFASGEAGLHPTQKPLRLMHTLIELTTRSGQIILDPFSGSGTTLVAAQQLDRRYIGFEQNPDYTAIAQTRLTP, encoded by the coding sequence TTGCCACAACCGATCGACCCATTTATCAATACAATCACCACAGCTGACAGCATCAGTGCAATCAAACAGTTGCCGGATGCGGCCGTTCACCTGATTCTGAGCGATATTCCCTACGGCATCAGTATTGATCAATGGGATGTGCTCCATACAAATACCAACAGTGCCCTCCTCGGCCAAAGCCCCGCCCAAAATAAAGCCGGCGCCATCTTTAAAAGTCGGGGCAAACCGATCAACGGCTGGTCCGAAGCCGATCGGCAAATTCCCCAGCAATACTACGACTGGTGCCGCCAATGGGCCCCGGACTGGTTGCGGGTGCTAAAGCCTGGGGGCAGTGCGATCATTTTTGCCGGACGCCGATTGAGCCATCGTTGTATTGCCGCGCTGGAAGATGTGGGATTTAGCTATAAAGACATGCTGGCCTGGATTCGGCCCAAAGCCGCCCACCGCGCCCAACGTCTCAGCGTGATTTATGATCGCCGCGGGGATCAGGTGAATGCCAAGGCCTGGCAAGGCTGGCGTGTCGGCAACCTCAAACCCAACTTTGAACCCATTCTTTGGTTTACCAAGCCCTATCCGATCGGCACAACCATCGCCGATAACGTGCTCAACCAAGGGATCGGCGGCTTTCACGAAACCGCATTTCTAAACTACGAAGCCAATCCCGCCAATATTCTCCGCAGCGGCTTTGCCAGTGGCGAAGCAGGCTTGCATCCAACGCAAAAACCCCTACGCCTGATGCACACCTTAATCGAATTGACCACCCGATCAGGGCAAATTATTCTCGATCCATTCAGTGGCAGCGGCACCACCCTGGTTGCCGCCCAGCAGCTCGATCGCCGGTACATTGGGTTTGAACAAAACCCCGATTATACGGCCATCGCCCAAACCCGCCTTACCCCCTAA